AAAGAGCCTTGACCAATTCATTAAGACTACTTTTTTCACCACCAACATACCCTTTTTTTCTACATATCAGATAATTGACGATAATTAGCGCCATACCGATCAGTAAACCTGGTAGAATCCCTGCAATAAATAGCCCACCTATGGAAACACCTGTAATCACACCATATAAAATAAATAAAATACTAGGTGGTATAATTGGCCCCATTGACCCAGCACTAGCTACGAGTGATGAGGCATACGCTTTCGAATATCCTTTGTTAATCATATAAGGGAGCATGATACCACCGATAGCGGCAACAGTAGCCGGCCCAGACCCTGAAATCGCAGCGAATATAAAGCTAGCGATCACAGTAATAATACCTAGTCCGCCGGTAAATGAGCCTACTAATTTCTCAGCAAATATGACTAATCGTTTGGCAATTCCTCCTTTACTCATAATCTCTCCGGCGAGAATAAATAATGGAATCGCAATCAATGGGAACGAATCACTAGCTCCAAAAGAAGCTGTTATAAACAGATTAAATGTTGTTAAATCATTGACAATCAAAACGATAAAACTTGATATACCTAAGGCGATGGCCACTGGCATATTCGTTGCAATCAACAGAAAGAAGATCACAAATAAGAATACTAGTGTTGACAACAATCACCTCACCCCTCAACTATATGTTCCGAGTTTTTTCGTTTGAATTCTTTATACCCCTGTTGCAACAAACGAACAGCCATAAGTGCGTACCCGATCGGTATTGCAATATAAATAATCCATAATGGCAGGTTCATCGCCGATGACGAATTCCCACTGCCACTCATCATCGAGAAACTATAATTGAATCCAATATAAGCAACAAAGAGTGAGAACAGGAACCATATTACATTCCCCGTCAATTCTAAATAGGGCCTTACCTTTTTCGGAAACATCATCTTCAAAGATTCGATCTTTATATGAGTTTTTTCTACAATCGCATAACTAGCACCTAGAAAAATAAACCAAATAAATAAATATCTTGCTAACTCACCGGCCCAACGGAATGAGTTATTAAATAGATAACGGGCGATCACTTCCAAGCCCATAACTAAAGTAATTGTTAATAACAAGAGAAAACAAGCATAGCCTTCAATTGGTATCTTCTTTTTGTCGTCCTCCATCGCTTGTTCACCCCTTTTCTATGAGAGTGATGTTGGGTGAAGTGATTAGAGAACAAAGCTCTAACCACTTCAGTAACCATCTACTGATTTAGCTCTTCTAGCGCTTGATTAAAGACATCCTCACCTACAACATCAATATTATTATCAATTGCTGGTTGGACTGCCTCTCTAAAGGTTTCAATTTGCTCTGGCGTTAGTTCATTTACTTCTACCCCTTCTTCCTTCATGTTTTCAAGAGCAGATTCTTCCTGCTCAATCGCTAATTCTCGTGCAAATTGAACCGTTTCATCGGCAGCTTCGAGGACAACTTCTTGTAAATCTGCTGGTAAGCTTTCAAAGAATTCATTGTTAATAATCAATAGATATGGGAAGAGCACATGTTCAGTGATCGATAGATATTTACTTACTTCATAAAATTGCGAATCATACATTAGTGGGATTGTTGTCGTTAAGCCATCAATAGTCCCTTGCTGCAATGACGTATATACTTCTGCAAATGTAATCGGCGTTGGATTCCCCCCCATCACTTCAATCGTATCCATTAATAAAGAAGCTTGTGGTGTACGAATACTAAGCCCATTCATATCTTCCGGTTCAGTAATCGAATGACTACTATTTAAAATAGATAAAAATCCGATATCGTAATAGCCCAAGATTCGTGTGCCAGTTGCTTCTAGAAATTCTTCTGAAAACTGTTCTCCAATCGGCCCTTCTGCTAATTCATATAACTGTTCTCTACTTTCAAATAAAAAGGGGACATCAAATAAATTGAATCCGTCTACACCACCTATTTGAGAAGCTACAAACGGCCCCATCCCGATTAACTGTGCTGTGCCGTCCATTAATTGTTGGAGGTTTTCTTCATCTGAGGAAGAAAGGGTTCCTCCTAAATAAATATCAACTTCAATTTGACCATTACTTTTTTCTTCTACTAAATCCTTAAACTCCATAAACGTCGTTGCAACAAAATTATCCTCGTTTACAACCGTAGGTAATTTAATTGTGTATGTTTCCTCACCTTCACTCGAGCCATTACCCTCGGTAGATCCAGAGGTATTATCGCTACACCCTGCCATGATCAGGAGTAAGGCACATAAAGACATTAACCAATATACATGTAATTTTTTGCTTCTCATTCTATAAACCCCCTTATCTGATTATCTTCATTGACACCATTTAAGTAAGCGCTATCATAAAACGTAATGCTGTACGAATTGATCATATAATCGCCTTTTACCTCCACCCCCCCTGCTTCATCCTCTTCTTTTTTAGTACGAACTAATCTTATATTGTATCTTTTTGACTAACTTCAAAGGCATGTGCCATTAAGTGTTTGACTCTAATATGAAATGTAGAAAAGCGTTCATCATTTGTTTGACCTTTTTTCCACCGATAATAAATTTGTTGAAGTACCACGGCTAGTTTAAAATACGTGAAAGCTAAGTAAAATTGGAGCGGTGGAATATCTCTCCCCGTTTTTAACGAGTATCTGTGTAAGAAATCTCTTCTTTTAATAAAGCCAGGCATGACCGTAACTGTCGGCAAACTCTCTTTAAGAACATCAGGGTCTCCTTCTTCTAACCAATATCCAAGTGCACCAGCCAAATCAAATAATGGATCTGCAATC
This genomic window from Desertibacillus haloalkaliphilus contains:
- a CDS encoding TRAP transporter large permease — its product is MSTLVFLFVIFFLLIATNMPVAIALGISSFIVLIVNDLTTFNLFITASFGASDSFPLIAIPLFILAGEIMSKGGIAKRLVIFAEKLVGSFTGGLGIITVIASFIFAAISGSGPATVAAIGGIMLPYMINKGYSKAYASSLVASAGSMGPIIPPSILFILYGVITGVSIGGLFIAGILPGLLIGMALIIVNYLICRKKGYVGGEKSSLNELVKALYDAKFALLAPIIVLGGIYGGIFTPTEAAVIAVFYSLLVSLFIHKEIAFKDVPPIFMKTSAVCGGVLILIGAAAFFGRILSLEQVPQYLAGLISGLSTNPIIILLIINLFLLLVGMVMETIAALMIFVPLLLPIVTSLGVDPIHFGVIVCINLTLGLLTPPMGVNVFIASRMAGIPFEKTFKYLIPIFIALLIVLLIITLFPQLSLFLPNLLD
- a CDS encoding TRAP transporter small permease; this translates as MEDDKKKIPIEGYACFLLLLTITLVMGLEVIARYLFNNSFRWAGELARYLFIWFIFLGASYAIVEKTHIKIESLKMMFPKKVRPYLELTGNVIWFLFSLFVAYIGFNYSFSMMSGSGNSSSAMNLPLWIIYIAIPIGYALMAVRLLQQGYKEFKRKNSEHIVEG
- a CDS encoding TRAP transporter substrate-binding protein → MRSKKLHVYWLMSLCALLLIMAGCSDNTSGSTEGNGSSEGEETYTIKLPTVVNEDNFVATTFMEFKDLVEEKSNGQIEVDIYLGGTLSSSDEENLQQLMDGTAQLIGMGPFVASQIGGVDGFNLFDVPFLFESREQLYELAEGPIGEQFSEEFLEATGTRILGYYDIGFLSILNSSHSITEPEDMNGLSIRTPQASLLMDTIEVMGGNPTPITFAEVYTSLQQGTIDGLTTTIPLMYDSQFYEVSKYLSITEHVLFPYLLIINNEFFESLPADLQEVVLEAADETVQFARELAIEQEESALENMKEEGVEVNELTPEQIETFREAVQPAIDNNIDVVGEDVFNQALEELNQ